Part of the Musa acuminata AAA Group cultivar baxijiao chromosome BXJ3-10, Cavendish_Baxijiao_AAA, whole genome shotgun sequence genome, GCGCGACGGCTCCTTCACTATGGAGAAGCTCGGGCTGGTCAACTCGATGGAAGACAACGTCGACTATTGCTTGGACAGTGCCGGCAGATTGAAGACGGAGCAGCCGGACGATACAGAACAGTGCCCAGTCGAACTGGACATCGACAAGTCGAGCGAGACGCTGGAGCTGGACCTCGACTGGCCAGGGTCGTCGACAGCTAACGAGGAGGAACTCGAAGAAGAGAATGTGGAGGTGGCGTCGGAGCAGCAACAAGTGACAAAGAAAGCCAAATTAAGTCTCGACTACGAAGCGGTCATATCCGCGTGGTCGAGCTATGGCTCTTCACCATGGACCGACGGCGAGCGGCCACAGATTAATCTAGACTATTATTGGCCCGACTACATGGTAAGCTCGGTAACACCTTCACTGAAAGAGAAGTACACATCGCTTATCGACTGTTCGATGAATTGAAACCTGTGTTCTTCTGTGGACATAAGGGTGTGCGGGTggaagtaggaggaggaggaagaggggagaCACCGGGAGCCGGGCACAGCAGCGACACAGGAGTGGGATTTGTGGATGTGGGGAGGCAGGCGAGGGTGACGAGGTACCGGGAGAAGCGGCGGACGAGGCTGTTCGCGAAGAAGATACGGTACGAGGTGCGGAAGCTGAACGCGGAGAAGCGGCCGAGGATGAAGGGTCGATTTGTGAAGCGAGCTCCGGGATCAGCCTTTGCTCACTGAGGCGGTCATTCCGGTTCCAGTTTCCAGGTGCTCAACTGGGTAAATAATATACTCTCACCTTTCTCTTTCCTTTTCCCATCATAATTTTTGGGCCCTTTCTGCATCTGTCAAGAGTTCTTGGGGGGGATGCCAATTATTTTTATGATGGAATTTCTAATAATTCCACCTTTTTTTTAACCCCTACGTCAGATCTAGTCACTAAGATCTAAATAGGACTTTCAACACTTGGAGCTCAGATTTGACCTCATAGTTATGCTGAAAAAAAATGTATATAATTCCTCTTTAATTCaatgatattgaattatctaattACCACCAATTAAATGTTAACGTTATGTGAAAGGAAAAGACGAGCACAGAGATCAGCCTGTTCATTTCTAGCATATCAGCTAGCATGTAAGGAAAAGTCTTTACTGATTAAAACAtagaatatgtatatatatgcaggtTGACACGATAGAAACAAGTAACAAAAATAATCAAAGAAACTGTGGACAAATTAAGTAGATAGAGAGTTCCATACCTAATTTCGTAAATTAACAAGTAACAAATATGGGGGATCTATAAAATTAACAAATTAACAAGTAACAAAAATCACCTCAAACATACCATGGGGGATCTATAAAATCGAAGGTAGATAGAGAGTTCCATACCTAATTTCGTAAATTAAGGTACTAACATAAATACTAGCAAGAAATCAAGAATGACTATGATTTAATTGCACAACAACATGTATTAATTGAGGTTGGGCAAATATCACCTGACCGTGAGGAAGAGAGGAACACCAAGCAAGAAATATACCACCCTCATCACCATCAATGGCTGGTAGATGCCCTACCAATCTCGATCGATGCTCTGTACTAATCTTTTAGATTGTGCTTCTGAAGTGTGTGTTTCCTACAGAAGAATTAGAGCAAGtctatatacttttttttttttggtatattTAAGAAAATCTCGAACAGATTTCCTTAAAATATGTCATAATAATTCTAAAATAGAACAATCATTTTAACTAGAGGGAGTATTCGGTAAAAATCCATCAGAAGGAAAAGTAATAGCAGACAGCAGAGCTTATGGTGATTTTAGAGCCggaagaaatttttttctccGTCGATCCAAGAAGTCTCGAAGAAGGTTGGAGTCTGCAGGCCCCGGTGCTTGGATCATCATTTGCAAAGGACGCCCCCACAAAGTTGATCTTTAGTAAGAATACGAGTGCCTCAGGAGAGCCACTGGTTTCCATTGAAGTGGAATAGGAAGAAAGTAAAGGAGAAGTAAAAGAAAGAGGCGATGAGTTCGAGGGTGGAGCGAACGTATGTGGTGGTAGCATGCCGTAAGATGGACACATCATCTTTTTCACCTGGCATTACTTCCTTGGAACAAGTATTAATTGCAGAATGGGTCGGATCTGAATTCGCACCCTTAGCCTGCTGAGACTCGAGGTTGGTGAAATCAGGTGCATAAGTTGTCTGTTTTGGGACGGCATTAAGTGCAGCAACC contains:
- the LOC135650680 gene encoding zinc finger protein CONSTANS-LIKE 16-like, whose product is MSHFEKQRSPEVVASSAVAGKTARACDGCARRRARWYCPADDAFLCQNCDFSVHSANPLARRHRRVRLRAADVDSEESSPSWLRGFKRKARTPRAHQHEKTTSGARRLRPTTVPELIETSVDETEEEEEQLLYCVPVVDPALAEFCSTPMLDDSNTCSGDETKPTMDSTDGTPASAPTVDTANRLAPFLQSVTDLAEFAADMESLLGGGLDARDGSFTMEKLGLVNSMEDNVDYCLDSAGRLKTEQPDDTEQCPVELDIDKSSETLELDLDWPGSSTANEEELEEENVEVASEQQQVTKKAKLSLDYEAVISAWSSYGSSPWTDGERPQINLDYYWPDYMGVRVEVGGGGRGETPGAGHSSDTGVGFVDVGRQARVTRYREKRRTRLFAKKIRYEVRKLNAEKRPRMKGRFVKRAPGSAFAH